A section of the Drosophila subobscura isolate 14011-0131.10 chromosome A, UCBerk_Dsub_1.0, whole genome shotgun sequence genome encodes:
- the LOC117890995 gene encoding uncharacterized protein LOC117890995, whose translation MWPTVQASTTTVRTTRATSICTSPSVSASASGTTSLQSNSNRSSSINSAIAAANRCFIKSAIERSVVRPIAAIQHTVQATVANVVTMATAATEDVPVVNTTELEYDIINYYTDSPSSTTPCLAASSRQLQQQPEICPPLTQVSGSASARRCSRLIGNHQPAVDTNAVEAGLATNAADTACGSLTTDQETIQEEEEEEFDLFAEDSETSKPPLLLDTKKLRCRSIAAARSRGGALPTLTRHQPAVDTNAVEAGLATNAADTACGSLTTNQATIQEEEEFDLLAEDSLFTTKTLRCRRTAAARSRGGGGTLSCQRKPKAIVPPRTEVLSSSSNASTGDSRSPNSTPSIEPSPTPSSTLGVNMRVTGQCSQGGRKYMEDQFSVAYQESPLTHELEYAFFGIYDGHGGPEAAFFAKEHLMLEIVRQKQFWSDNDEDVLKAIREGYIATHFAMWREQEKWPRTANGHLSTAGTTATVAFMRREKIYIGHVGDSGIVLGYQQPNERQWRAKQLTTDHKPESHEEKARIQRSGGMVAIKSGVPRVVWNRPRDPQHRGPIRRRTVVDDIPFLAVARSLGDLWSYNSRCKEFVVSPDPDVKVVKIDPNMFRCLIFGTDGLWNVVTAQEAVDAVRKQHLIGEILNEQDVMNPSKALVDRALKTWASKKMRADNTSVVTVILTPSSTTSGSSQEPSPVPSPSPCPVQSLASRRERNSRRELDSRRELDSSDMEVEVDVDVDVDALLDAEDEDSAMDSENSCPDSHCIEEEDYILDAPYSALAKRHLPPEPFRNFDYYAVEEDQEEEDADEYIDGETIDAGEEEHAGDVEASASVSVPQQRLSRSSYDAYRLKRSLHNHRKMWRKSNTAGAYPWRGLVEQQHQQQLQLQHEAESSEEVILLEEEEEEHHLHHYANGDHIYGQSVPPAGGAGRELTELEHHLEQHLESSFGSYGSSACSLGSDYSFAESYNTLLNEQEQEARTRSAAAAAEAEAAAAAAMDDRSMQEIIQEQQHYQQQEGYSLTQLETRREQLHQLHPHQPQDQEQEHEQETWTPSDYVEQQSHQEEESAKEPEPSELLELNALLQQERAEEEQVALEREQQLQREQVHEHMEATSSSSSSSSLSCSETEFKLSRYWIALKAPRTDTVPQELEEEEEKEEALPVSPPTLQDNQVSSTLPATPRSTASEAGLTPAMLQLRETVAEIRKEDAHAVHYIIEQIQKLQDVECIPVAAAPGIGEALDRASALASDLGAAPSASTPVAAQRIRQMRRYRNVPNENHQHMQTRLRQVFKHCKNKSLSAAAIKDSVGGVGASVSAVGGGGAAAAAVAAGAGAGGAGATVVIAARRSLNAAPSSIKSGNSNSNGRSSNNGSSSSSSIMMTRRSQTLAISSGGGGGSVSKRQLRSCSVSGMDMTKRTLRTRNVPTVGVGATAVNVPPVAASPTARANSAAGGGGAASGTASVVASASGSNTASRRLKCTQQEREQRRSLRRSTLNATMPSGSSGGGANIPSSPFSKSTRRQSSCNGAGAISARPPPSPKKLNIVVPTLAIGTRAYTAAMAATDVQLNKRWSLRSSRQQQVAKGASTGTESSNGNSNSSSSAITNHRMMMRAISCYSVRNRGGHQEQATGAATTQQQQQQHQQQATTRRR comes from the exons atgtggcCCACCGTGCAAGCGTCGACGACGACAGTGCGAACAACTAGAGCAACTTCCATATGCACGTCCCCATCTGTGTCCGCATCTGCATCTGGAACGACATCATtgcaaagcaacagcaacagaagcagcagcatcaatagcGCCATCGCCGCAGCCAACAGATGCTTCATCAAATCCGCCATCGAACGGTCAGTGGTGCGGCCCATAGCTGCCATACAGCATACAGTCCAGGCCACAGTGGCCAATGTAGTTACTATGGCCACTGCAGCCACTGAGGATGTGCCAGTTGTGAATACAACCGAGCTGGAGTACGACATCATCAACTACTATACGGATTCACCCTCATCCACCACTCCCTGCCTCGCTGCCAGTTcccggcagctgcagcagcagccagaaataTGCCCCCCGCTGACACAGGTCTCTGGGTCTGCGTCTGCCCGTCGCTGTTCTCGCCTCATCGGCAACCATCAGCCAGCAGTGGATACGAATGCTGTTGAGGCGGGATTAGCCACCAATGCCGCTGACACCGCATGTGGAAGTCTGACGACGGACCAGGAGACCatacaggaggaggaggaggaggagttcgaTTTATTTGCTGAGGATTCAGAAACATCGAAGCCGCCGCTCTTGTTAGACACCAAAAAATTGCGCTGTCGCAGCATCGCTGCCGCCCGTTCCCGCGGTGGCGCGCTCCCGACACTGACTCGCCATCAGCCAGCAGTAGATACGAATGCTGTTGAGGCGGGATTAGCCACCAATGCCGCTGACACCGCATGTGGCAGTCTCACCACGAACCAAGCGACCatacaggaggaggaggagttcgaTTTATTAGCTGAGGATTCCTTGTTTACCACCAAAACATTGCGCTGTCGCCGCACCGCTGCCGCCCGTTCCCGCGGCGGCGGTGGGACACTGAGCTGCCAACGGAAGCCGAAAGCCATTGTGCCGCCCCGCACTGAAgtcctcagcagcagcagcaacgccagcACAGGCGACAGCCGGAGCCCCAACAGCACACCCAGCATCGAACCGTCGCCCACACCCAGCTCCACCCTGGGCGTCAATATGCGGGTGACAGGGCAATGCAGCCAGGGAGGACGTAAATACATGGAGGATCAGTTCTCTGTCGCCTACCAGGAATCGCCGCTGACTCACGAGCTGGAGTACGCGTTCTTTGGCATCTATGATGGACATGGCGGGCCCGAGGCGGCCTTCTTCGCCAAGGAGCACCTGATGCTGGAGATTGTGAGGCAGAAGCAGTTCTGGTCAGACAATGATGAGGATGTGCTGAAAGCCATACGAGAGGGCTACATAGCCACGCATTTTGCAATGTGGCGGGAGCAAG AGAAATGGCCGCGCACCGCCAACGGACACCTGAGCACGGCGGGCACAACGGCAACGGTGGCCTTTATGCGCCGTGAGAAGATCTACATCGGTCATGTGGGCGATTCAGGCATTGTGCTGGGCTACCAGCAGCCAAACGAACGCCAGTGGCGGGCCAAACAGCTGACGACCGACCACAAGCCGGAGTCACACGAGGAGAAGGCACGCATCCAGCGCTCCGGTGGCATGGTTGCCATCAAAAGCGGTGTGCCGCGTGTGGTCTGGAATCGGCCAAGGGATCCCCAGCATCGTGGTCCCATCCGTCGGCGTACGGTTGTCGATGATATACCCTTTCTGGCAGTAGCCCGCTCCCTCGGCGATCTCTGGAGCTACAATTCACGCTGCAAGGAGTTTGTTGTGAGTCCCGATCCGGATGTTAAGGTTGTTAAAATTGACCCAAACATGTTCAG ATGCCTAATCTTTGGCACCGATGGCCTCTGGAATGTGGTGACGGCCCAGGAGGCAGTCGATGCTGTGCGCAAGCAACATCTCATTGGCGAGATCCTCAACGAGCAGGACGTGATGAACCCGAGCAAGGCCCTGGTCGATCGGGCACTCAAAACGTGGGCATCCAAGAAAATGCGTGCGGACAACACGTCCGTGGTAACTGTGATACTAACACCATCGTCGACGACATCTGGCTCCTCCCAGGAGCCCTCGCCCGTACCATCGCCCAGCCCCTGCCCAGTGCAGTCGCTGGCGTCACGCCGAGAAAGGAATTCACGCCGTGAATTGGATTCACGCCGTGAATTGGACTCGAGCGATatggaagtggaagtcgatgtcgatgtggatgtggatgcccTGCTGGATGCCGAAGACGAGGACAGTGCAATGGATAGCGAGAATAGTTGTCCAGACTCTCATTgcatcgaggaggaggactacATTCTGGATGCCCCATACAGTGCCTTGGCCAAGCGGCATTTGCCGCCCGAGCCGTTTCGCAATTTTGATTACTATGCTGTCGAGGAGGatcaggaggaggaggatgccgACGAGTATATCGATGGGGAAACCATCGATGCTGGCGAAGAGGAGCACGCAGGCGATGTGGAGGCATccgcgtctgtgtctgtgccgcAACAGCGACTGTCGCGTTCCTCCTACGATGCCTATCGTCTCAAGCGCAGTCTGCACAATCATCGCAAGATGTGGCGTAAGTCCAACACCGCCGGGGCCTATCCCTGGCGTGGATTGGTcgaacaacaacaccaacagcagctgcagctgcagcacgagGCGGAGTCAAGCGAGGAAGTGAtcctgctggaggaggaggaggaggagcatcaCTTGCATCACTACGCCAATGGAGACCACATTTATGGGCAGTCTGTTCCACCCGCAGGCGGTGCGGGCAGGGAGCTGACAGAACTGGAGCATCATCTGGAGCAGCATTTGGAGAGCAGCTTCGGCAGCTATGGCTCCAGTGCGTGCTCTTTGGGCTCCGATTATAGTTTCGCCGAGTCCTACAATACGCTCCTCaatgagcaggagcaggaggcgcgCACCCGttcggcggcagcagctgccgaggcggaggcggccgctgctgctgccatggaTGATCGCAGCATGCAGGAAATCATacaggaacagcagcactaccagcagcaggaaggctACTCCCTTACACAGCTGGAGACGCGTCGGGAGCAGCTGCATCAGCTGCATCCCCACCAGCCGCAGGATCAGGAGCAGGAACACGAACAGGAGACTTGGACGCCGTCCGACTACGTCGAGCAACAGTCGCATCAAGAAGAGGAGTCGGCAAAGGAGCCAGAGCCCTCGGAGCTCTTGGAATTGAATGctttgctgcagcaggagcgggccgaggaggagcaggtggcTCTGGAGCGggagcaacaactgcagcgaGAGCAGGTGCACGAGCATATGGAGgccacctccagcagctcctccagttCCAGTTTGAGTTGCAGCGAAACGGAGTTCAAATTGTCCAGGTATTGGATCGCATTGAAGGCGCCAAGAACGGACACAGTGCCCCAAGAgctggaagaggaggaggagaaggaggaggcgtTGCCAGTGTCACCGCCCACTCTGCAGGACAATCAAGTGAGCTCCACCCTACCCGCGACACCAAGATCCACGGCCTCGGAGGCAGGCCTTACCCCAGCGATGCTGCAACTCCGCGAAACCGTGGCTGAGATCCGCAAGGAGGATGCCCATGCCGTACATTACATCATCGAACAGATCCAGAAACTCCAGGACGTCGAATGCATACCAGTCGCAGCAGCGCCGGGCATTGGCGAGGCACTCGATCGCGCCAGTGCTTTGGCCAGCGACTTGGGCGCAGCCCCATCAGCCTCCACGCCTGTGGCGGCTCAGCGTATCCGTCAGATGCGTCGCTATCGGAATGTGCCAAATGAGAATCATCAGCACATGCAGACGCGCCTGCGACAGGTGTTTAAGCACTGCAAGAACAAGTCCCTCAGTGCGGCGGCCATCAAAGACTCTGTGGGTGGCGTCGGAGCAAGTGTCAGTGCAgttggtggaggaggagcagcagcagcagcagttgccgcaggcgcaggcgcaggaggagcaggcgctACAGTTGTGATTGCTGCACGCAGGAGCCTCAATGCTGCGCCCAGCAGCATCAagagcggcaacagcaacagcaacggtcgcagcagcaacaacggcagcagcagcagcagttccattATGATGACTCGACGCAGCCAGACGCTGGCCATCAGCAGTGGAGGGGGCGGGGGATCAGTGAGTAAGCGCCAGCTGCGTAGCTGCAGCGTCAGCGGCATGGACATGACCAAGCGGACGCTCAGGACACGGAATGTTCCAACAGTGGGTGTGGGCGCCACAGCCGTGAATGTGCCGCCAGTTGCTGCATCTCCCACTGCAAGGGCCAATagtgctgcaggaggaggaggagcagccagcggcaCAGCAAGCGTCGTCGctagtgccagtggcagcaataCCGCCAGTAGGCGCCTCAAGTGCACCCAACAGGAGCGCGAACAGCGGCGCAGCCTTCGCCGGAGCACACTGAATGCCACCATgcccagtggcagcagcggcggcggcgccaATATACCCTCCTCACCGTTCAGCAAATCGACGCGTCGGCAATCGTCGTGCAATGGTGCGGGTGCCATCTCTGCACGGCCACCGCCATCGCCGAAAAAGCTCAACATAGTCGTACCCACATTGGCCATTGGGACACGGGCCTACACGGCGGCCATGGCCGCAACCGATGTGCAGCTGAACAAACGCTGGTCCCTGCGCAGCagtcgccagcagcaggtggccAAAGGAGCGTCAACTGGGACGGagagcagcaacggcaacagcaacagtagcagcagtgcCATCACCAATCAtaggatgatgatgagagcCATCAGCTGCTACAGTGTGCGCAATCGTGGAGGACATCAGGAGCAAGCAACAGGAGCCGCCAcaacgcaacagcagcagcagcaacatcagcagcaggcgacAACACGCAGGCGCTGA
- the LOC117891069 gene encoding sorting nexin-27 isoform X1: MSIIGENNGSSSIPPNTATGTVIATANGPRVVTIYKTETGFGFNVRGQVSEGGQLRSINGELYAPLQHVSAVLENGAAEKAGIKKGDRILEVNGVSVEGATHKQVVDLIKSGGDCLTLTVISVTQQEADRLEPQEDQSGYSYIDYSDKRSLPISIPDYGIVNRNGERYIVFNIHMAGRQLCSRRYREFANLHSLLRKEFSGFSFPKLPGKWPFQLSEQQLDTRRRGLEQYLEKVCAVRVIAESDAVQDFLTDTEDDISASPVDIKVMLPDHEVTTVSVKKSSSAQVVWEILVQRASLTAYTQQYFYLFEIVEYNFERKLQPHEIPHQLYVQNYSTASSTCLCVRRWLFTVSKELTLPDGEQAGRFIFYQAVDEVNRGNIRADGRLYELKALQDAKKAGDYLALARSLPGYGDVVFPHCSCDSRKEGHVVPAVGMKSFRLHACREDGSLEAQMVELTWDSITRSESDEESMTFCFQYNRPDKPARWVKVYTPYHAFLADCFDRIMEERKWDDSGD; the protein is encoded by the exons ATGAGCATTATTGGCGAGAataacggcagcagcagcatcccccCCAACACCGCTACAGGCACCGTCATAGCCACGGCCAATGGGCCGCGCGTCGTTACCATTTACAAGACGGAAACTGGCTTCGGTTTCAATGTACGCGGTCAGGTGTCCGAGGGCGGACAATTGCGCTCCATCAATGGTGAGCTGTACGCTCCCCTGCAGCATGTCAGCGCTGTCCTCGAGAATGGAGCGGCCGAGAAGGCAGGCATCAAGAAGGGCGATCGCATACTGGAGGT cAACGGCGTCAGCGTGGAgggagccacacacaaacaggtCGTGGACCTGATTAAGTCCGGCGGCGACTGCCTGACCCTCACAGTGATATCAGTGACCCAGCAG GAGGCCGATCGACTGGAGCCGCAGGAGGACCAGAGTGGCTACTCCTACATTGATTACTCGGACAAACGCTCGCTGCCGATCAG CATACCCGACTATGGGATTGTCAACCGGAACGGGGAGCGCTACATTGTCTTCAACATACACATGGCCGGGCGGCAGTTGTGCTCGCGGCGGTATCGGGAGTTTGCCAATCTGCACTCGCTGCTGCGCAAGGAGTTCTCCGGCTTCAGCTTTCCCAAGCTGCCCGGCAAGTGGCCTTTCCAGCtgagcgagcagcagctggacacGCGGCGACGCGGCCTGGAGCAGTACCTGGAGAAGGTGTGCGCGGTGCGGGTGATAGCGGAGAGCGATGCTGTGCAGGACTTTCTCACCGACACCGAGGACGATATCTCGGCCTCGCCGGTGGATATTAAGGTGATGCTGCCCGACCACGAGGTGACTACCGTCTCTGTGAAGAAGTCCTCAAGCGCTCAGGTCGTGTGGGAGATCCTGGTGCAGCGCGCCAGTCTCACCGCCTACACGCAGCAGTATTTCTATCTATTCGAGATCGTCGAGTACAACTTCGAGCGGAAGCTGCAGCCGCACGAGATCCCCCATCAGCTGTACGTGCAGAACTACAGCACTGCCTCCTCaacgtgtctgtgtgtgcgccgGTGGCTCTTTACAGTCAGCAAGGAGCTAACGTTGCCAGACGGCGAGCAGGCCGGACGCTTCATCTTCTATCAGGCTGTGGATGAGGTGAATCGCGGCAACATACGCGCCGACGGACGCCTGTACGAGCTGAAGGCCCTGCAGGATGCCAAGAAGGCTGGCGACTATCTGGCCCTGGCCCGCAGCCTACCCGGCTACGGGGATGTTGTGTTCCCCCACTGCTCATGTGATAGTCGCAAGGAGGGGCATGTGGTGCCCGCCGTGG GCATGAAGAGTTTCCGCCTGCACGCCTGTCGCGAGGATGGCTCGCTGGAGGCGCAAATGGTCGAGCTGACCTGGGACAGCATCACGCGCTCCGAGAGCGACGAGGAGTCCATGACATTTTGCTTTCAGTACAATCGTCCAGATAAGCCTGCCCGCTGGGTCAAAGTCTACACGCCATAT CATGCATTCCTTGCGGATTGCTTTGATCGGATCATGGAGGAACGCAAATGGGACGACAGCGGTGACTAG
- the LOC117891084 gene encoding uncharacterized protein LOC117891084 isoform X1 yields the protein MANKWIEKRQVLLRLLLVAFATLTLVLGATQALECYTCDSAEDSECATRPGQQLEVEECAAAGDECVTSITAGLTRRGCLARLHPNGYCAEPCDRCNTSLCNRHVFPTDRLRCYQCTGSDCIDVTAKPHLLLPCPFYWEGDRCYTNVIHLSNTQRGCEHTNLPATCPHVCLKCNYNGCNAERTVTESRCLQCTHQRMSPNPDCLRQQLAPAEGQQPQQCSVSNETVTQCTNKVMYGHREGCYTHLNTQTEVLQRGCSTTMGFFPTGELSQCSGDFCNGQCQDIVCAVCNSTSNPGCRSGRNLPTQKCADGTVACYSCEQDTVLRRGCADANFSTSDSGGERCQLCRNSDGCNRWSVRSCYRCNSQEQDEDCAAMTNPEAMTVSNCTDPVELCVSTVISRLDLVYTVRGCAGEVPECSANDPYCVRCNGSLCNASPTLWTAERTALMDDQRNWWSLVKYLWSRKL from the exons ATGGCAAACAAGTGGATTGAGAAGAGGCAAGTgctcctccggctgctgctggtcgcaTTCGCTACACTGACTCTGGTGCTGGGCGCAACCCAGGCCCTGGAGTGCTACACCTGCGACTCGGCCGAGGACTCGGAGTGCGCCACAAGGCCGGGCCAGCAGTTGGAGGTGGAAGAGTGCGCGGCAGCAGGCGACGAGTGCGTTACCTCGATCACGGCGGGTCTGACGCGCCGTGGCTGCCTGGCGCGCCTACATCCGAACGGCTACTGTGCGGAGCCCTGCGACCGCTGCAACACGAGCCTCTGCAACCGCCACGTGTTTCCCACGGACCGGCTGCGCTGCTACCAGTGCACCGGATCGGACTGCATCGATGTGACGGCCAAGCCGCATCTGCTGCTTCCCTGTCCTTTCTACTGGGAGGGTGATCGCTGCTATACCAACGTCATCCACCTGTCCAACACGCAACGCGGCTGCGAGCACACCAATCTGCCCGCCACCTGTCCGCACGTCTGCCTCAAGTGCAACTACAATGGCTGCAACGCGGAGCGCACCGTCACCGAGAGCCGCTGCCTCCAGTGCACCCACCAGCGTATGTCGCCCAATCCTGACTGTctgcgccagcagctggcgcCCGCGGAGggacaacagccacagcagtgCTCCGTCAGCAATGAAACGGTGACGCAGTGCACCAACAAGGTGATGTACGGCCACCGTGAGGGCTGCTACACGCACCTCAACACCCAGACGGAGGTGCTGCAACGCGGCTGCTCCACCACGATGGGCTTCTTTCCCACCGGAGAGCTGAGCCAGTGCTCCGGCGACTTCTGCAACGGCCAGTGTCAGGACATTGTCTGCGCCGTTTGCAACTCCACCAGTAATCCGGGCTGTCGCTCCGGCCGAAATCTACCCACGCAGAAGTGCGCCGATGGCACCGTGGCCTGCTATTCCTGCGAGCAAG ATACTGTCCTTCGACGTGGATGCGCCGATGCCAACTTCTCCACCTCGGACAGCGGCGGCGAGAGGTGCCAATTGTGCCGTAACAGCGATGGATGCAATCGCTGGTCCGTCCGCAGCTGCTACCGCTGCAACTCTCAGGAGCAGGACGAGGATTGTGCGGCCATGACCAATCCGGAGGCAATGACGGTCAGCAATTGCACGGATCCGGTGGAGCTGTGCGTGAGCACGGTCATCAGCCGTCTGGATCTGGTCTACACAGTGCGCGGATGTGCCGGCGAGGTGCCCGAGTGCAGTGCCAACGATCCGTACTGTGTCCGCTGCAACGGCAGCCTGTGCAACGCCTCTCCGACCCTGTGGACCGCAGAGCGTACGGCCCTGATGGATGATCAACGGAATTGGTGGTCTTTggtcaaatatttgtggtcCAGGAAGCTCTGA
- the LOC117891084 gene encoding uncharacterized protein LOC117891084 isoform X2 has protein sequence MANKWIEKRQVLLRLLLVAFATLTLVLGATQALECYTCDSAEDSECATRPGQQLEVEECAAAGDECVTSITAGLTRRGCLARLHPNGYCAEPCDRCNTSLCNRHVFPTDRLRCYQCTGSDCIDVTAKPHLLLPCPFYWEGDRCYTNVIHLSNTQRGCEHTNLPATCPHVCLKCNYNGCNAERTVTESRCLQCTHQRMSPNPDCLRQQLAPAEGQQPQQCSVSNETVTQCTNKVMYGHREGCYTHLNTQTEVLQRGCSTTMGFFPTGELSQCSGDFCNGQCQDIVCAVCNSTSNPGCRSGRNLPTQKCADGTVACYSCEQG, from the coding sequence ATGGCAAACAAGTGGATTGAGAAGAGGCAAGTgctcctccggctgctgctggtcgcaTTCGCTACACTGACTCTGGTGCTGGGCGCAACCCAGGCCCTGGAGTGCTACACCTGCGACTCGGCCGAGGACTCGGAGTGCGCCACAAGGCCGGGCCAGCAGTTGGAGGTGGAAGAGTGCGCGGCAGCAGGCGACGAGTGCGTTACCTCGATCACGGCGGGTCTGACGCGCCGTGGCTGCCTGGCGCGCCTACATCCGAACGGCTACTGTGCGGAGCCCTGCGACCGCTGCAACACGAGCCTCTGCAACCGCCACGTGTTTCCCACGGACCGGCTGCGCTGCTACCAGTGCACCGGATCGGACTGCATCGATGTGACGGCCAAGCCGCATCTGCTGCTTCCCTGTCCTTTCTACTGGGAGGGTGATCGCTGCTATACCAACGTCATCCACCTGTCCAACACGCAACGCGGCTGCGAGCACACCAATCTGCCCGCCACCTGTCCGCACGTCTGCCTCAAGTGCAACTACAATGGCTGCAACGCGGAGCGCACCGTCACCGAGAGCCGCTGCCTCCAGTGCACCCACCAGCGTATGTCGCCCAATCCTGACTGTctgcgccagcagctggcgcCCGCGGAGggacaacagccacagcagtgCTCCGTCAGCAATGAAACGGTGACGCAGTGCACCAACAAGGTGATGTACGGCCACCGTGAGGGCTGCTACACGCACCTCAACACCCAGACGGAGGTGCTGCAACGCGGCTGCTCCACCACGATGGGCTTCTTTCCCACCGGAGAGCTGAGCCAGTGCTCCGGCGACTTCTGCAACGGCCAGTGTCAGGACATTGTCTGCGCCGTTTGCAACTCCACCAGTAATCCGGGCTGTCGCTCCGGCCGAAATCTACCCACGCAGAAGTGCGCCGATGGCACCGTGGCCTGCTATTCCTGCGAGCAAGGTTAG
- the LOC117891069 gene encoding sorting nexin-27 isoform X2 — protein MLPFHCVQFAQLSALERRCQRNGVSVEGATHKQVVDLIKSGGDCLTLTVISVTQQEADRLEPQEDQSGYSYIDYSDKRSLPISIPDYGIVNRNGERYIVFNIHMAGRQLCSRRYREFANLHSLLRKEFSGFSFPKLPGKWPFQLSEQQLDTRRRGLEQYLEKVCAVRVIAESDAVQDFLTDTEDDISASPVDIKVMLPDHEVTTVSVKKSSSAQVVWEILVQRASLTAYTQQYFYLFEIVEYNFERKLQPHEIPHQLYVQNYSTASSTCLCVRRWLFTVSKELTLPDGEQAGRFIFYQAVDEVNRGNIRADGRLYELKALQDAKKAGDYLALARSLPGYGDVVFPHCSCDSRKEGHVVPAVGMKSFRLHACREDGSLEAQMVELTWDSITRSESDEESMTFCFQYNRPDKPARWVKVYTPYHAFLADCFDRIMEERKWDDSGD, from the exons ATGCTACCCTTCCACTGCGTTCAGTTTGCCCAATTGAGTGCCCTAGAGAGGCGCTGCCAGCG cAACGGCGTCAGCGTGGAgggagccacacacaaacaggtCGTGGACCTGATTAAGTCCGGCGGCGACTGCCTGACCCTCACAGTGATATCAGTGACCCAGCAG GAGGCCGATCGACTGGAGCCGCAGGAGGACCAGAGTGGCTACTCCTACATTGATTACTCGGACAAACGCTCGCTGCCGATCAG CATACCCGACTATGGGATTGTCAACCGGAACGGGGAGCGCTACATTGTCTTCAACATACACATGGCCGGGCGGCAGTTGTGCTCGCGGCGGTATCGGGAGTTTGCCAATCTGCACTCGCTGCTGCGCAAGGAGTTCTCCGGCTTCAGCTTTCCCAAGCTGCCCGGCAAGTGGCCTTTCCAGCtgagcgagcagcagctggacacGCGGCGACGCGGCCTGGAGCAGTACCTGGAGAAGGTGTGCGCGGTGCGGGTGATAGCGGAGAGCGATGCTGTGCAGGACTTTCTCACCGACACCGAGGACGATATCTCGGCCTCGCCGGTGGATATTAAGGTGATGCTGCCCGACCACGAGGTGACTACCGTCTCTGTGAAGAAGTCCTCAAGCGCTCAGGTCGTGTGGGAGATCCTGGTGCAGCGCGCCAGTCTCACCGCCTACACGCAGCAGTATTTCTATCTATTCGAGATCGTCGAGTACAACTTCGAGCGGAAGCTGCAGCCGCACGAGATCCCCCATCAGCTGTACGTGCAGAACTACAGCACTGCCTCCTCaacgtgtctgtgtgtgcgccgGTGGCTCTTTACAGTCAGCAAGGAGCTAACGTTGCCAGACGGCGAGCAGGCCGGACGCTTCATCTTCTATCAGGCTGTGGATGAGGTGAATCGCGGCAACATACGCGCCGACGGACGCCTGTACGAGCTGAAGGCCCTGCAGGATGCCAAGAAGGCTGGCGACTATCTGGCCCTGGCCCGCAGCCTACCCGGCTACGGGGATGTTGTGTTCCCCCACTGCTCATGTGATAGTCGCAAGGAGGGGCATGTGGTGCCCGCCGTGG GCATGAAGAGTTTCCGCCTGCACGCCTGTCGCGAGGATGGCTCGCTGGAGGCGCAAATGGTCGAGCTGACCTGGGACAGCATCACGCGCTCCGAGAGCGACGAGGAGTCCATGACATTTTGCTTTCAGTACAATCGTCCAGATAAGCCTGCCCGCTGGGTCAAAGTCTACACGCCATAT CATGCATTCCTTGCGGATTGCTTTGATCGGATCATGGAGGAACGCAAATGGGACGACAGCGGTGACTAG